In Macadamia integrifolia cultivar HAES 741 unplaced genomic scaffold, SCU_Mint_v3 scaffold448, whole genome shotgun sequence, the sequence ACATGCAGTGGTAGCACATAGCCCATCCATTAGGTGCATCTTCTATTGAAGCACAATTGATTTCTGCGCCACTTGAGCTAGAAATGAAACAATCATGAATAAAAGAACCTCATGACCTACAAAGATAGCTCATTACAATGAAACATCAACTCATTTTCGAATCTTTGCAATACAAACCGCTCTTTTAGTGTTATCATGTTTGTGATGGTGCACTTTTCATCCGAAAATGGCTTCCGACCAGTCCTTCCAGAGCGATGAAGATAATCAACTGCAGTCCTTGGCAAATCAAAGTTGTACACATGAGTCATCTCCGGAAGGTCAATTCCTCTTGCTGCTATGTCTGTTGCGACTAGAATACAAGATCCAGAAGCCCCACCTTGTCTGACTTCCTGCATTACAATGGAGATATCAAAACAAATACAGCAATTTCCTAATCTTTAGTAAATGTGTAGACCAATGATTGCAAAGAAGTGCTTTACTGATGTAAGCTGTGTcagtgtgtatgtgtgtgagagaaagagagagagagagagagagaatccttgTCAGAAAATGTTTTAACTCAAATGACatccaaaaacaaattttagatGTCATTCCCTTGCTTTATAATTCAGATTTCTGGAAACGTTTACATACTTATTTTTATATGAATGTTCCGCACTCAAAACATCTATTTTATCACCAAAGAATATGGTATTACAGTTGTCTCAATgcgtggataaaaaaaaatgttcaacaTATTTTTATCTTACCCCTTTCTATGAAAAATAGGTCACATCTGAAAAGTACTCACCAATAATGATGATGCCCGGGAGTTGAAATTCATGTCTTCCTCCAGAAGAATGATCTCTGAATATTCAGCATAGGAAGTTCTCAGGAACTCAATGACACGTATTGATGATGGAGTATTTCCAGCTTTCTTCGACTTCTCAGACTACATAAATGAAAGAGGGAAATGTTAAACAAGATGTGGCAGATTTATGAGTCTATGACCCTCATATTACATAACAGGATAGCTGACCTTAAAaggattttttatatttgttaggGGATATTCCAAATGCTAGCCGTTTTGGTACCCCAACCTGCAGTCAGTTTATTTTTCTCCCACTCCCTCCATTATTTGCTCCTTCCTCTGACTCTTAGTTGAGACACGCGCACACTCTCAtactttttacttttaaaatttttggtaCACCACACATACACATACAGCTGAAGGTCATCTTTCAGTAAGGCTGACTATGGAGAATGGACCGACTCTCTGTTTTCCAAGAAGCTTTTTAACTGCTGCTACGTGAAAAAAGATAGCCCCATGGTACCTTCAAGTTCATCTTTTTACATTATTCCACAGTTTCAAAATTGTCTCACCTTTTTAAATAATTAACCCGACATCCACTCTCAAAACTATACTGAATATTAACAGCTAAACCACTGCTATATTCTCTTCTAAGAGGGTTCCCAAAATTCCCCCTCCTCTCTCCAACAACATTtaccaccccccacccccccaaaaaaaaccttTAAATTCATTACTGAAGAGTATTTCCATACACTTTTCTCACTGCAGCATAACAATTAGTAAAGTCCCCAATTATGGCGTACCTGTTCACTGACAAAAATAATGGCAGATTTTGGTGTATCAGCCTGTAGTAGGGAGAGCAAAGTCTCCAGTCTCTCATCGCCTCCACATATCTGTCAAGATCGGATAAGTTGTATTAACTCTTAAGATAGGGGCATTAAAAACAGAGTAAAAGTGGAATCATAATATTGAAATTATCAAATACtgagttgctgttgttgttgttgttgttgttgttgttgtatcaaATACTGCCTACAACTTAAGACTGAGCCAACAATTTGATGGGTCTGAACCAGCAGATCTTTTAGAATACAACAAAACTGCCCGTCAAACAATTATACCTAAGAAACTATTCTATAATTTGAATTGCAAGAAGAAAATGACTACCAAAAACAGGAAAAAAGCCATAGGGACCAATATTTGTTGATGTATTATGAAACTAAAATACAGAGCAGTCAATGGGAAAAACTACTCGTATTTAAAGCATCAACTTACAATAACTTAATAGGTTATACTGTATGTTTCCCCTACAAGCGACTCCATCAAATATTGGACCaccccctcctttggaacttctgaTCCATATTTATTAGAACATGCATTATTGTCCTTATGATGTAGCAGATCAGTATTATACACAGAATCTTACATTCAACTCACCACAAATCTATGTTGCAGGCATGAAGGCATAGGCTGGACTGAGTTTAGATGGACATGAACCACGTCATTCTGTCAAAAGCACGAATGAGGATACAAGTCATATAATCAGTTCGACCTAAGAAATTCTGTGGAAGATAAATCAAAGAATGGCTGTTTCTGCTGACCTTGGTCCACTTCTGCTGCATACAATCATAAAGAAAATGCCTGTGCTGTGGAATGGATGCACTAGCAAAAACAGTCTGACGGCTATCAATTGAAGAGTATGATGTCAAAAGCTTCCGAAGAGAATGCACTTGTTTTGATGAATTGAACATGAAATCAACCTAGCCAAGTGAAAAATCTAAAACGTCAAGATTTCAAGGAGAATGTTAGGGGGGAAGAGTTACAAAACTAGAAGCTTATATTCCATAATAAGCCAACATGAGCAAGCATCAACCAAAATGATTCTCTATTCTGTAGCAAGGATTCAAGGACTCGAATCAGACGACAGATCTTTCTGGGTTCTGAATCATCCCAGATCATTCCAGATCATTAGGGATTTCTGGACCATTCTGATCTGATAACAATCCAAATCTCCCCATACTGAATGATTCAATACTGATCTTTGTTACAACCAACTATCCGTAATGCTCCTAGTTGAAAAAACAACTGGCTTACTTCATTCTAAAAAACATTAATACCAATCATTCGTTTTAAGACAGATTAGTGATACAACGCAAATAAGATAATCTTGTCCCTAACCATATGGCATCTATTCAAGCTTTGATTATTTAGATTATAAGATGAGAAACAAGACCCTTAAGTAATTCATTTCCATCTTCAAAAGTTGAGGCgaacttttaaaattttcataaactgGGAATATACATGAAGCAGTACACAATAAATGGAACATTTTAATGGATACCTAGTGTTTATCAATTCTAACTATGCTCATTCAATTAGGGAACCAATATGCTGTAGCATACCATTTTGTATTCTGGATCAAGATAAGTAGTTGATCcacaaataataaataaataaatatgcagAAAAGAATTCAGATGCAACTCTATT encodes:
- the LOC122068644 gene encoding DEAD-box ATP-dependent RNA helicase 58, chloroplastic isoform X2 gives rise to the protein MQVTKVARLLASKPMEHELEQKTSTVMALLDGGMLKRHKSWLKAEPPTIVVATIGSLCQMLEKNVFKLEAMRVLVIDEVDFMFNSSKQVHSLRKLLTSYSSIDSRQTVFASASIPQHRHFLYDCMQQKWTKNDVVHVHLNSVQPMPSCLQHRFVICGGDERLETLLSLLQADTPKSAIIFVSEQSEKSKKAGNTPSSIRVIEFLRTSYAEYSEIILLEEDMNFNSRASSLLEVRQGGASGSCILVATDIAARGIDLPEMTHVYNFDLPRTAVDYLHRSGRTGRKPFSDEKCTITNMITLKERFVLQRFENELMFHCNELSL
- the LOC122068644 gene encoding DEAD-box ATP-dependent RNA helicase 58, chloroplastic isoform X1, with amino-acid sequence MACYSLINPPPFTLICPRKTSLRCFLYRTQNPNSRRSNFINGAGRILCSAEKPQFAQLNSSSVNTLTSPTEVGRNRVSTLREICEGHVPEQVLRRVEEVGFVVPTDVQRESLPMLLSGRDCILHAQTGSGKTLAYLLLIFSVVNAQRSAVQALIVVPTRELGMQVTKVARLLASKPMEHELEQKTSTVMALLDGGMLKRHKSWLKAEPPTIVVATIGSLCQMLEKNVFKLEAMRVLVIDEVDFMFNSSKQVHSLRKLLTSYSSIDSRQTVFASASIPQHRHFLYDCMQQKWTKNDVVHVHLNSVQPMPSCLQHRFVICGGDERLETLLSLLQADTPKSAIIFVSEQSEKSKKAGNTPSSIRVIEFLRTSYAEYSEIILLEEDMNFNSRASSLLEVRQGGASGSCILVATDIAARGIDLPEMTHVYNFDLPRTAVDYLHRSGRTGRKPFSDEKCTITNMITLKERFVLQRFENELMFHCNELSL